In Acidobacteriota bacterium, one genomic interval encodes:
- a CDS encoding class I SAM-dependent methyltransferase, whose amino-acid sequence MALPPPETLCCPDCGPPAPLQAGDAPEEILCAACGRRFPLLKGVLDLAPKETALETRETVDQFGASWTSHEYLAPYQERQFLDWIAPLDAGAFRDKTVLEAGCGKGRHSFHLAGYGVRRLFALDLSEAVFLAAEYTKAFPTVSCLRGDIHRLPLPDASVDVVVCLGVLHHLRDPEAGLRELWRVLRPGGTLCLWVYAREGNGWIVHLVDPIRKGVTSRIPTKVLRPLLLPLTAVLYGTLKLLYGPATGRGARTLSWLPYSAYLGYISRFPLREVEHIVLDHLCPPIALYLSRPTLDGWFGALAAEEVRFRWHNRNSWNVLARKAAT is encoded by the coding sequence ATGGCCCTTCCGCCCCCTGAAACGCTCTGCTGCCCCGATTGCGGACCGCCCGCGCCCCTCCAAGCCGGCGACGCGCCCGAGGAGATCCTCTGCGCCGCATGCGGGCGCCGCTTTCCCCTCCTCAAGGGGGTTCTCGACCTGGCCCCCAAGGAAACGGCCCTGGAGACCCGGGAGACCGTGGACCAGTTCGGCGCCTCGTGGACCTCCCACGAATATCTGGCCCCCTATCAGGAGCGGCAGTTTCTGGACTGGATCGCCCCCCTCGACGCCGGCGCCTTTCGGGACAAGACGGTCCTGGAGGCCGGTTGCGGGAAGGGGCGCCATTCCTTTCACCTGGCGGGATACGGCGTTCGGCGCCTGTTCGCCCTGGACCTCTCGGAGGCCGTCTTTCTCGCCGCCGAGTACACCAAGGCCTTTCCGACGGTTTCCTGCCTGCGGGGGGACATCCATCGCCTCCCGCTTCCCGACGCCTCCGTGGACGTGGTGGTCTGCCTGGGCGTCCTCCACCATCTGAGGGACCCCGAAGCGGGCCTGCGCGAGCTCTGGCGGGTTCTTCGTCCCGGGGGAACGCTTTGCCTCTGGGTGTACGCCCGGGAGGGAAACGGCTGGATCGTCCACCTCGTGGACCCGATCCGAAAGGGCGTCACCTCCCGGATCCCCACCAAGGTCCTGAGGCCCCTCCTGCTCCCCCTCACGGCCGTGCTCTACGGGACCCTCAAACTCCTGTACGGCCCGGCCACGGGGCGGGGCGCGCGGACCCTTTCCTGGCTCCCCTACTCGGCCTATCTCGGCTACATCTCCCGCTTCCCCCTCCGGGAGGTGGAGCACATCGTCCTGGACCACCTTTGCCCCCCCATCGCCCTGTACCTGTCGCGTCCGACCCTGGACGGTTGGTTCGGCGCCCTGGCGGCCGAGGAGGTGCGGTTCCGCTGGCACAATCGGAACTCCTGGAACGTCCTGGCCCGGAAGGCGGCCACCTGA
- a CDS encoding type II secretion system protein GspG — protein sequence MKNQKGFTLIELLIVVAIIGIIAAIAIPNLLSAIQRAKQKRAMGEVRSIATAAQSYATDAQIYPIGNGAFAVVANATGGVNADLAPDYIKVIPTPDPWNKTYEYAAPATGVDFGVRSLGKDTTEDGSAWTTVINLSVLNTNCFENDIVWVNDAFVMKPEGKQKKCD from the coding sequence TTGAAGAACCAGAAAGGTTTCACCCTCATCGAGCTGCTCATCGTCGTGGCCATCATCGGAATCATCGCCGCCATCGCCATCCCGAACCTGCTCTCGGCCATCCAGCGCGCCAAGCAGAAGAGGGCCATGGGTGAGGTCCGCTCCATCGCCACGGCGGCCCAGTCCTACGCGACCGACGCCCAGATCTATCCCATCGGCAACGGCGCCTTCGCCGTCGTCGCCAATGCCACGGGCGGCGTCAACGCCGACCTCGCTCCCGACTACATCAAAGTCATCCCCACCCCGGACCCCTGGAACAAGACCTACGAGTACGCCGCTCCCGCCACCGGCGTGGACTTCGGCGTGCGCTCCCTCGGCAAGGACACGACCGAGGACGGCTCGGCCTGGACCACCGTCATCAACCTGTCCGTGCTGAACACGAACTGCTTCGAGAACGACATCGTCTGGGTCAACGACGCATTCGTCATGAAGCCCGAAGGCAAGCAGAAGAAGTGCGACTGA